One Rosa chinensis cultivar Old Blush chromosome 5, RchiOBHm-V2, whole genome shotgun sequence genomic region harbors:
- the LOC112163844 gene encoding uncharacterized protein LOC112163844 produces MASSKQVQVTACILWLLFLTLPCSSSTESLYQHSLVVGENATLGLSHGMPVGKSPSSKPGASVLCERVLVYGLSRLKHLDKFANTVKVKISTTSRFQTFEVCFHRNTSRGIGMCPDSQWEKVSKGSWSGSMSPFEHKLLAIRTAGSSLQNFEVFIKEEFFLSRLIFFVSGIVLMTLAPYLSNSLVFYYSSGMTIGVVLVILIWTRSFFLMIFLLQVMKLLPTGRKNSLAIFVLSSVVGLGSFLLRYILGLLSSVLIELGISEDMYNVLAIFLLAFVFPAGASLGFWTVCKMALNEDGSIDSRTSLFVLWTIRFVAVIFLSQSSSYQLLAAGAIMVHFFEKIDNFITYLWSEGTYIISCLIPNS; encoded by the exons ATGGCTTCTTCTAAGCAGGTTCAGGTCACAGCTTGTATTCTATGGCTTCTGTTCCTCACACTTCCATGTTCTTCTTCCACTGAATCACTCTATCAGCATTCTTTGGTTGTTGGTGAAAATGCTACCTTAGGATTGTCTCATGGTATGCCAGTCGGAAAATCTCCAAGTTCTAAGCCTGGCGCTTCGGTGTTGTGTGAACGAGTTCTTGTCTATGGATTGTCAAGGCTTAAACATCTGGATAAGTTTGCCAATACAGTGAAGGTGAAGATATCAACAACATCAAGATTTCAGACTTTTGAGGTTTGTTTCCATAGAAATACGTCCCGTGGGATAGGAATGTGCCCTGACAGCCAGTGGGAGAAAGTTTCCAAGGGGTCCTGGTCTGGATCCATGTCACCTTTTGAGCACAAACTCTTAGCTATACGAACAGCTGGTTCATCCTTACAGAATTTTGAAGTGTTCATTAAAGAAGAATTTTTCTTATCTCGCTTAATATTTTTTGTATCTGGCATAGTCCTGATGACCTTGGCGCCTTATCTGAGTAACTCATTAGTGTTTTATTACAGCAGCGGAATGACAATAGGGGTGGTTCTTGTAATATTGATTTGGACA CGAAGTTTTTTCCTAATGATTTTCCTTCTTCAGGTAATGAAGCTTCTCCCAACTGGTCGGAAGAATTCACTCGCAATTTTCGTCTTGTCATCTGTGGTTGGTTTGGGATCTTTTCTCCTCCGCTACATCCTAGGACTACTAAGTTCAGTACTCATAGAGCTTGGAATTAGTGAGGATATGTATAATGTTTTGGCCATCTTTCTTCTGGCTTTTGTTTTTCCGGCTGGAGCGTCGTTGGGATTCTGGACAGTTTGTAAAATGGCCTTGAACGAAGATGGATCAATTGATTCTCGCACATCTCTGTTTGTTTTGTGGACCATTCGCTTCGTAGCTGTAATTTTTCTTTCACAGAGTTCCAGCTATCAACTACTGGCAGCAGGAGCTATAATGGTacatttttttgagaaaatagataacttcattacttATCTATGGTCAGAAGGCACGTATATCATAAGTTGTCTCATACCAAATTCTTGA
- the LOC112167434 gene encoding cytochrome P450 CYP749A22 — protein MILSILCVLLLLALIKAFHKLWWTPTRIQNLMRLQGIKGPSYRLHHGNTKEIMNMQNEALSRPINESHDIYSHVQPHIHEWTKRYGKNFLQWYGLQPVLVVTEPELCKEILNNKDGVYPKQKPPEIVKKLLGDSISMTEGEKWVKLRKVSNHAFHGDSLKNMFADMKASAETMVESWKVHDGKEIDVFEEFRLYTSEVISRTAFGSSYLEGKTIFDKLSKLYGIIFRNLLKIRIPGMSKVFRTSDDIESDELEKGIRNSILKIVKKREMEATIGEDNSFGNDFLGLLLEAHHGSNDKQRISIDELVEECRTFYFAGQETTNSILSWIILLLAQHPHWQEEARKEVLQLFGKQIPNYDGLAKLKTMSMIINETLRLYPPAPLLVRKVAREVRLGKLLVPANMELLVPPLALHHETQFWGQDVGLFKPERFSEGVAKATNDNMAAFMPFGMGPRMCVGFNFAATEAKIALSMILQRYSFTLSLGYVHSPCPFLTVRPQHGVQVILHSL, from the exons ATGATCTTAAGCATTCTGTGTGTGTTGCTTCTCTTAGCTCTGATCAAGGCCTTTCACAAACTATGGTGGACTCCGACTCGCATTCAGAATCTGATGCGTCTGCAGGGAATCAAAGGTCCTTCTTACAGACTTCACCATGGAAACACCAAAGAGATCATGAACATGCAAAATGAAGCGCTGAGCAGGCCCATAAATGAATCACATGATATCTATTCTCATGTTCAACCTCATATTCATGAATGGACCAAGAGATATG GGAAGAATTTTCTTCAATGGTATGGTCTTCAACCTGTTTTGGTTGTTACAGAACCCGAGTTGTGCAAAGAGATCCTCAACAACAAAGATGGAGTTTATCCGAAACAGAAACCACCTGAAATTGTGAAGAAGCTATTAGGAGATAGCATATCCATGACAGAAGGTGAAAAATGGGTAAAGTTGAGAAAGGTGTCTAACCATGCCTTCCATGGAGACAGCTTAAAA AATATGTTTGCAGACATGAAAGCTAGTGCTGAGACTATGGTAGAAAGTTGGAAAGTTCATGATGGAAAAGAGATTGATGTGTTTGAAGAATTTCGGTTATACACATCTGAAGTGATTTCAAGGACAGCATTTGGCAGCAGCTACTTAGAAGGCAAGACCATTTTTGACAAGTTATCGAAGTTATACGGCATAATATTCAGAAATCTTCTCAAAATCAGGATTCCTGGCATGAG CAAGGTTTTTAGAACCAGTGATGACATTGAATCAGACGAGCTTGAGAAAGGAATACGCAACTCCATATTGAAAATTGTTAAGAAAAGAGAAATGGAGGCTACCATTGGAGAAGACAACAGCTTTGGGAATGATTTTCTAGGATTGCTTTTAGAGGCTCATCATGGTTCCAATGACAAGCAGCGGATTTCGATTGACGAGTTGGTTGAGGAATGCAGGACTTTTTACTTTGCTGGACAAGAGACTACTAATTCTATACTTTCATGGATTATCCTTCTTCTGGCACAGCACCCTCATTGGCAAGAGGAAGCAAGAAAAGAGGTGCTACAGTTGTTTGGCAAGCAAATTCCAAATTACGATGGCCTTGCCAAACTCAAAACA ATGAGTATGATTATCAATGAGACTCTAAGGTTATATCCTCCTGCTCCTTTGCTTGTAAGGAAAGTTGCAAGGGAAGTCAGACTGGGAAAACTCCTAGTTCCTGCTAATATGGAGTTGCTTGTCCCACCTCTAGCACTTCACCATGAAACTCAGTTCTGGGGACAAGATGTGGGATTGTTCAAGCCAGAGCGATTCTCTGAAGGGGTTGCCAAGGCTACAAACGATAACATGGCCGCATTCATGCCCTTTGGAATGGGACCTAGAATGTGTGTCGGATTCAACTTTGCTGCCACTGAAGCAAAGATTGCACTGTCAATGATTCTCCAACGCTACTCATTTACCCTTTCCCTGGGTTATGTCCACTCACCTTGTCCGTTTCTTACCGTTCGGCCACAACATGGAGTTCAAGTAATACTACACTCACTCTGA
- the LOC121049323 gene encoding probable RNA-binding protein ARP1 has product MSQAVAAPMATIAAINLGGGAAGQFGDTTYTEVFVEGLAWETQKETMKRYFEQFGDILEAVVITDKATGRSQAYEFKRNLSRGGSSDES; this is encoded by the exons ATGAGTCAGGCCGTAGCAGCACCAATGGCAACAATAGCAGCAATTAATTTGGGAGGAGGAGCGGCAGGTCAGTTTGGGGACACGACGTACACTGAGGTGTTTGTTGAAGGATTGGCTTGGGAGACCCAGAAGGAGACCATGAAGAGATACTTTGAGCAGTTTGGTGACATCTTGGAGGCTGTTGTCATCACTGACAAGGCCACCGGCAGATCCCAGGCTTACGAATTTAAGC GTAACCTTTCGAGAGGCGGAAGCAGTGATGAAAGCTAG